The genomic region tattcaatttttttgctaatataactaaatttcatgaattttgaccaacaagtgaattttttttaaacaaaaacaaacattatagtttaaaaatactaaatataatttttaaatcataaaaaatctatgtataattacattaaattttaaaaaaatattataattatccctaacatataaacacataaaaataaatacagaGATCAGAAGTTACAACGTAATGCAGGTAAAGAGTGGGAATAAGCAATGTGATGCAATTGGAGAAACAATAATGGAAATTTAAATGGGCTCGGATCTCAATATTACCCATTAACCCTACCCTACCCTACCCTACCCTACCCACCAACTTTTTTCACCCATAGCCCCCTTCACCTACATATCCATAGCCTGTCTCTTAGGTGTGTTATCACACATCATCATAACAAATCAAAGTTTTGCACCTTCCACCCATCATCATCCATCAACATCCCAATtcatcattcatttttatattttttttttctaattcaatttattattaaaaatatttttttttaaaaaaaaagtatattagtTATAGTAGGAGATTttgttcttaaattttttaaatttctagtaacatttttaaatataaaattaaactgCATGTGAATAAGTTTTTCGGACAAATTAATaggtaattattaatttattgttgaaaataaaataaaaatggtggTTTTCATTTAAAGATTTTACTTTCTAactgatcaaattaaattaatttaaatataaaactatatataagcAGCTCCATGCCGACTTATGCAACTCATTGACTTGTTCCCCAACAAGAAAAGAACCTATTGAGAAGGCCCCATTAACGGGACTTATACTTATTTGgcaaaatttgtaaaaattttaaaaattataaatacccttttaatcaaatcaataaCGGTCTAAGAATACTCTCTTGtgacaatcaattatatggaGTATTTGTTGGCAGATGTTTATTTTGAGgtgggtatttataataatgaggaatatttataattatgacaaatattagaGGAATcggttgtaatttatctaaataatttataatataatttaaaatattattaatttgtattcaccatatatatataattgatttggtgaatttttttcaaaattaaattaattggtaCGAATGAAATCAATAATTCGTACATCATttaatgcttttatttttatttttttcaatttttagaaagaaaaagaaaaaccctaaaaattaaGTAGAATGCAGCAGGAGATGGGAATCCTTAAATTAGAGAGGAGCTCAGAGTAGGTAAGTAGGTGTAGGTGTGGATTACTAATACGTACGtgtgcatacatatatatatataaattatatgtataggTTGGGAGGGTGGAgggggcgggggggggggggggggaggtgCATGGTGGGGCTGCCATTAGATTCTCACTGTTGCTATCTTTTACTTGCTTAACTCACTAACTTCTTTACCAATCCAACATGCATTATTGCAAGTACTCtacctctttcttctttcttcttcttcttttctgttttttttttgtttaaatattgttattattaaatatatataatgtaaattaTGTCGAActcctttaaaatttgatataattatgaatactcactcatagttaaaatattactgATAATCCTAGATATTTGatgcaattattaattattagatgacGGTAtagaattgtcaattttgccttacttttttttgtttaattttgaaaagaaaaaggaacaaaatggatgaaaaatttaaataattgtaaaaagaaaatgtccaCTTAgtcgataatttttttttaaaaaaaataaaatcataattcatAACCCATAAAGGGGTTTTGGTCAGTTTGCcataaaagatatatgaaaACATAATAGACACTAACGATTAACGAATTGAGTCAATTGTTGGATGGTCGTTAAAGTCAGGGGAATAACGATTGGGTAGCCAGTTGTTGGATGACCGTTAAAATCAGGGGAATAACGAttgggtatttgtaattatggtATATTTCAAGGgagtttgttgtaatttattctatatataaattcaaatactcAGCCCAGTGATTGAAGTAGACTCGATAtctatacataattttatgataaaatatttgtcatgactaaaatgataaaaatatttgtcatggctcATAACCGTAACAGAAACAATTTCTATGATGGATAATCCacagtaaatattaattgacgGTGGTCAAAATCTAAGTTTTTGCATTGGTTTATATGACCATAGTAGATAACATTGATTTGTCTTGATTTTTAAACAACTGTGATTTATAATATGCggaatattttcatctttttttagtgatattcaattagtatataagtattctattttatggtaaaattacaacaaattctTCTGAAATTTATCGTAATCACAAATAccttctcattatttgaaaaatcacaaatatcCTCCAGAATTAacatttgtttaataaatatccCCTCGTGACAACCCATTATGGGAGGGTATTTTATTAGACGGCTGTTCATTTatgaagtatttgtaattttttaataattaaaaaatatttataattatgaataatttcaagaaagccaattatattttactatttaagAATTTTGATCCCCCAAAAAAGACCTGAAGATTGTTGAGATGGTTGTGTAATAGAATTAAGCGTTTTAAAATGGTAAAATGTCGTGTTGATTTGATCTGTCATGAAATTGGGCAAAAACATGGTTGGACACTCAATCAACATACGAGATTTTTCACCTAGTATCTTGTCTTACTCCTTTTGTAAGAGAAAAATACCATTTTATGTACAACGTatctttgtatatatttacaaCCACTTTTTCTTTGACAATTcaaaggatatatatatatatatatatatatatataaatttcacatcatatcaaatatttgttgaCTTCATTAATAGAAACGAAACATAAATGATTATGGGCTCGATTATGTACATGTATATGgattattacatttacacctcctaatttgttatttagttatataatattttttttgtatatggattattacatttacacctcctaatttgttatttagttatataatattttttttgtaaatggtGTTGATACTTTTGGTGGGTATATATGtacaattttgtaaaagatatGGATAATTTGTATAGATAGACCATAGATCAAGGAGTATAGATGCAATTAAccctaatatataaatatatttatcactaaaaaaataaattattttttacattataaataacaaagggttaaaatcatatcaattaatattatctaccACAATCAATGGTcgatatttgttatgattttagcTACGGTCGAAATTTTTTAGTTGCGCCAGATGTTTTGCCATTGTCTACAAAATAATGGTTAATGGTTGTTGTGCAGTCGTTGTTAATTAACTTTCACctctattttttacttttcaccatagtaattaatcataataagaaattatattttttgtaacttaTTGTATATACGACTTATGATTCTGGGCCTGTGCACGCTCGCTAACCAATATTGATAGATCGCAGTAAAAAacacctaattttttttgtacaagaAAGATCTTACAtcattaagaaattaaaattaaaataaaattaatagaaaactacttaatatacatatatattagggaacgaaatgaatatataatatggataattatatttatgccccgatatataatttatttacacaaattatcccTATCTTTTgcgtaattataaaaaataatcctgACAATAAAAAAGTAAGGGTAATTTATGCAGTATTATTGACGTTTTGAGGGGGAATGTAggcttaatttttcaaataatgagggtggtttatataaataatttcagcATAGTTCTAACTAACAtatgtgtaaatttttaaaaaataaaaaatattatataaataaattataaataagaagtataaatataattattttttaataatatttagaaatatatatgtatatatatatatagatatataccgTTAGATTATGAGAGGAGGCCAGGAGGGAGGGGTGGTGTATTGTCAAGCAGATATGAGTGTGTGCACTGGGGAAAGGGGATGAGCTCAGCATACGAAAGCTACAAATTGGTGCAAAGTCGCATTGCCTCACAATATTAAGGATGCTGCATCAAAAGGCGTGTTTCTATTACGCCCTCTATCCTTCTCCCCTATCTACCTATCCTTTTTTGGGTTCTACAAAACATACTCTCACtttggggtgggggtggtggGATCCTTCcacacttttctttttagggTTAGGGTatccatctttttttatttatggaataattatacccatattttttaaaatttgacataattatacataattttttttataatttaaaaaattatattaatacccttaatgtttatttttcccTCTTTGTGGGGTATAATTAAGTTCATTTAAATCAAAGGCTATAATGAGCTCCGACCAACTTATGCATCTTAATTACTGAtcaaattgtaaatattaagttattttttcaaatgtctCAACTTCAACGTCTGTTTTCAAGTACTCCATTTTTGCTACTACTTCATAGAATTTTCTTGCCCAAATCAAGTTTAGATGAACCAAACAAACCACGAGCAAGTGTGGTATACTTCCCATATGATTGATCACTTTCTCTAAattatacaccaatcacactataagtatattacacttgtcatACAATTGATTTAGCTCCGACCAAACTCgatttgagtaaaaattttCCTACTTAACTtgcacattaattattttcacaacaaaaataaaagctaTTGTAAATGGACCCCTTAGGCCTTAAGTTAACAAGTTTCCATGAATCAAACTTAGTATAGaacatatttttgcattattaaCTGCGCCAAATTAGATAATACTAAAatcctaaaaataatttgtatgcTATTGCTAATATAATAGATacatttaattagtaattctTGATACTGACCAGACATCTTCTATCATACTTTATGCCacatattgatattatacttaattaattatatataattttactttagAATTACAACAAGTTcctttaaaatttgtcataattataaatatttttatgttattgaaaaatttcaaacgTCCCCAAGAATTGACGACTATCtaacatacacacacacaccctacaACGGGTTGCCACgagatatatttgttaaacgatgataaattttaaaagatatttgtaattttttaaataataagagtaATTGTGATTAtagtaaatttaaataaatatatgtgtgtgtgtgagactCAAATATAtgagaggagagtgtaataaaaaaaattgaagaaggtTGTGGTGCAGTATGAATCCGAGAGCCACCTGACTGATCATCTAAACATATGCTCACAAAAGCACGCATAAATCTCTGCAACGTCCCCAACTCCCATTGCATTTACTGCTATATATCTCTCCACCACCTtccacactctctctctctctctctcttcgttttctgaatatttttttacctgTTTTGGAGGTCTTCTCAGGTGGCCTTTACAGGTCCTCTTCACATTAGCCTTTATGACCCCTCCAAATCTATTCCATTTTCCTTCGGATTCAGTGCTTCAATCCCCCACCACCCCAATATATTAATCCTTGTCTCTGCATGTTCTACACcctttttccttctctctctctctctatatatatacacatacaagAAACGAAGAGATATAACCGGTTCTTGATATCAAGAACTTTGATAATTAGCTGTGTGTgttgtggtgtgtgtgtgtgtggagagagagagagtgtgagagagagagatcatGATGTTGGGTGTAGAGGAAATTCTGTGTGAACTTGAGAGGGATGAGATGAATGAACAAGGGTTGCCTCCTGGTTTTAGGTTCCACCCTACTGATGAGGAGCTCATAACCTTCTATCTGGCTTCCAAAGTCTTCAATGGCAGCTTCTCTGGTGTGGAAATTGCTGAAGTCGATCTCAACAGATGTGAGCCCTGGGAACTTCCAggtacttaatatatatatacacacatccatttctatttcatttcatcGTTACAcatagaattatttaataatctttAGTTGGTTTCTAATTTAGAACAAAAGGNNNNNNNNNNGGTTCTTGCATGTGTTGAGTCAACTTTTATTAGTACTGATTTCATCTCTCAGATAGCCCTTCTCTCTATATTTCTTGGCAGATATTGCAATGGGGTTTCTGGTTTTCTAGTATAGTATCATCATGtcctaataattaatgagaagCCCACATCAAGAATCCAACATCATATGTTAATTTGGACTGTATTGTcctgatatatataatttatgtcttgggctcacacacacacacacatacactcaTCAGGGAAGCTCAAAAAAGCAGCTAAACATGCATTCATTTACTGCattgttttttttacaatCTATTCAGTTAACTGTTAACAGATTTCTCCCCAACCCTTTTCATCTTCCTGCAACAAAATCTAGAAATAAGATCTTTCCCCCagatatgtgtgtgtggagaACCATTCAATTATTCTGACAGCAGTATACAGTTCATTAATCTTTGCTAATatgcataaataaataaagatgttGCAAAAATGGGAGAAAGGGAGTGGTATTTCTTCAGCTTAAGAGACAGGAAGTACCCAACTGGGCTGAGAACAAACCGAGCAACAGGCGCCGGTTACTGGAAAGCAACAGGCAAAGATAGGGAAGTGTACAGTGCTTCAAGTGGAGGGCTTCTTGGGATGAAGAAAACCCTTGTTTTCTACAAAGGGAGAGCCCCACGGGGGGAGAAAACCAAGTGGGTCATGCACGAATACCGCCTCGACGGAGACTTCTCTTGCCGCCACACCGGCAAGGTCAGCTTCACCATTTATTAAtcattacacacacacagactACACTAAAAAGTTTTGCACTTTTTGTGGGGTTGACTTGGGTTCTTTTGTCACGATATTAATGGAAGTACAGCAACAGTTCCTGTCTGCAGACTAGACAATTTTCACCCACTTGACTCACttgtcaatatatatgtataatgttACTAATaagcaaaagagaaaagggaaCAAACAAGAACAGTGGATCAGCGAGCTGTGAGCATttgcaaaataatttgtacACATAAGATTTCGTGTGAGGAACGAAGATCTCATCTAAAAGTTTATAAGTCTATTTAATGTCTTTGATAATAAGATACATGTCGAAATGAACTAATACTGACCAGTGGGGTGGCTGGCAACAGAGCATTCAAGACTTTGGATTTTGTAGAATGATTGAGAGTACTACTGTAGATTGTAACGGATAATCACTCTCAAAAGCcccttattttatttgtattgtatTTCTATTCATTGAAGGGCACATGCTATAATATTACACTGAGATTTTCTCACTGATTGCTGCTTAGAATTAGTAGTAGTAAGTTGCCTGCATGGAACAAAGAAAGCCCatctttttttagaaaaaaacgGGTAAAAATCTATATCTTGGGAGTgacatttatttgtatttttgtcaGGAGGAATGGGTGATTTGCAGGATTTTTCACAAGATGGGGGAGAAGAAAACTCCAGCAATGCTGCAAGGTCAAAGCTACTTGATCAAAGCTTCAAACAGCTCATTGCCTCCACTGCTTGAACCACCACCCACAACACTGCTAGAATCCCAGTCTTTTCAAGATCACCATCATCCACCAATAATGCAAACCCTAAACCAAAACCCTAATAACTTTCTGATGCAAACCCAAGATTCTGACCTCAAATCCCTCATCAATCCACTTGTCTCCCAATGTGACCTGTTCTCAGCTCAGCCcacctcatcatcatcattcacACAAAACAAGGACCTCATGAACATTCACTTCTTCAAGCCTCCTCCCCTCCATCACCTCCCATCAAGCCAAGATTTCAGTTTCAAGGAACTGAGCGATGCTATTGCCAAACAGTACTGCAAAAAAGAAGCCAGCTTTGAACAACCTCATTTGGCTGATCATGGATTTGTCAACATGCAGTTGGCAGAAAGGATTCAAGAAAACTCTAACAAATATCAGATCAGCCCATTTCTTTTGGGGCTAAGTGATGATGAAATCGGAATCCCATCAGCAACAGTAACAGGGATTGATGATAATGTGACTGCTGCAGCTATTGATCATGTGATGTCAACTGAGCCGGCTTTCAGGTGGTGGTAGATAATTCAATCCCACCTCCCATCAAAGTTACTGCACATCGGTTCTTGGCCTCTGGAcctaattgaaatatatatataattaaactttcatataaattttaaagatatGGATTTATGATCATCAGCTATGtgtgtttgtatatatacagAATCTAGAGATTCTGAATATGTAAATGAGCTGGTGAAATTGGAGTAGTACGTAGCAGTGGTTGGCTCTTTCATGCATGAATCATGAATGTAACCTTGTAGTGGTAGCTAGCATTGATGAACACTAACTGTTTGCTACTAAGGAATTCTAGAGTactgtttttgttgttttgtatATCAAGCTTACAAAACGTACTAGTGCTAGCTAGTGCTGGTAGATGTATAACCAAAATCTTGGGTGAAAGAGACTTGATTGCAGTACTGTTTCTGGAGTTGGAAAGCAACCGGGGTGGGtttggatttgatttgataCGTGTTAACTTTGGAGGTGGGATTTGGCTCTTCCCCCTTTTTTGTGATTGCTGGTGGGAATtcttaatgaataaattatataacacaTACGAATGATTGTGATTGttctaaaacataaaattggaATGAAATCTCTTGTGAGAAAGAAAACTTGAAGTCTAAAGATAGAAGGGAGCTTGATTATAAAACCCACACGTCGACTCGGCGCGAAAGTCAACCTTAGTTATTCAATGGTATCGAGTGAAAggtttgaataaaaattaatttgtggaTAACAAGCTGACCTTCCCCTTTCTTTAGGGATAACAGGCTGAACTTCTTGGCATCTAAATGTCGGCTATTCGCCACTTGGGACTTTAATATGTTCCAAGGGTTGGACGACAGGGCTGTTTCGCCCATTAAAGAATGATTTTCCTCACATGTATACATGAGTGAAgaattgtgattaattatgaaatttgaacTTTAGTTAAACATTTAGATGCAATTCATAGTTTAAAGTTGCAATTATTCCAAAACTCAGAAAGATGGAATAATTGGTTTTGCATGTGGAGTGATTGGGTATGGTATGGGATCTGACTCCCTATACGTTCATGCATAGCATAGCATAGGTATAGCTGCAAATATAGAGGTAATTCGTGTAAATGCCAGAGACAAGAGTTGGTTGCCATACCAATTAATGCCTACAATGTACGATAAATCGTGGGCCTTGTACGTCTCCcaagaaataattgaattcTCCAGGTCTTAATTatccaaatacaaaaaagaaaaaaggaaaaaaagaagaattctCCAAATCTTTCAATTAGTCGGCCCTGAAGATCATGAGTTTTTTTCTCAGACATAATAATGTTGTTATTTCGTTATGAATACAGATGATAATTACCAGTTCAAgcatatatgattatatagcAAACCAGAAAATGTCTACAACTATAActtaaaagaaatgcaaaattcACAATATCATTTCAAGTTTGGGGTTGGTTGAGTTGAGCAAAGTGATGCAGTCAGGTCACAGGGGTGGCAGTCCACTatcttcaaataaattgtGCACAACAAAGCAATCAATATAGTCCACAGGTAAGATAAGACAATCCCAACAAATACATCCTTAATTCGCATTGGACTTTCAgatcatcaaatcaaatctcACATTCTGTCAACATGAGTATCCTTGTTTCTCTACCTTCCTTAACACACACAGATGAGACCTGAATCTGAGAGCCTGGATAAGTGATCCATACTGCAAACATTGCTGCAGTCTTAAAAGGACACATTTTGTGAGCTTCCCCCGAATTCAGAAAGTGTAGGCACCTACCTACAGAGTCAATGGCTGAGCCAGCCCTTTAGTTGAGAAGGATTAGGGTCAGAGCACCTTGCGGGGATGGAATAAATCACACAAAATTTTCTGAACAATGGATGCTaaccaaaattcaaattgctATAGTTAATAAACTCCCAAATGCAAGTTAGAGGATGTATGTGCCCTCTATTCCTTTCGACAAACAAGGGTGATACTGTAACTATTGAAACCCCAGCCGCACTAGACTAGTAATTGTTAATGAAAACATGATTATCATCCAATAACTCAGGAATAAAGAGGATTGGTTTAAATACTTGGCTTCTTCTACACTGGCAATCCAGGCCATGTAAAGGTCCCAAACCACCACTATCCTTGCAGACCAATCCTATTACCCACCCAGAACTATGTTGGTTTTCTGCGTATAGGTACATGCTATACTAAATATCAGACAGAGTGCCTCAAGAACCTGCTTgctagaaataaaatttacctaGACAAATATgttgaaggaaaaaaacacCAAGTTTATCAATGGGGACTGCATAAAGTCTTGAAATTGAAGTCAATACAGAGCTTGATACAAAATCATGCGCATTTATCAAAATTCTATCGAAATATAAGACAAAACATAATAAAGGAAGAAACACATTTCCTCGAGAGAC from Sesamum indicum cultivar Zhongzhi No. 13 linkage group LG3, S_indicum_v1.0, whole genome shotgun sequence harbors:
- the LOC105158867 gene encoding protein CUP-SHAPED COTYLEDON 3; protein product: MMLGVEEILCELERDEMNEQGLPPGFRFHPTDEELITFYLASKVFNGSFSGVEIAEVDLNRCEPWELPDVAKMGEREWYFFSLRDRKYPTGLRTNRATGAGYWKATGKDREVYSASSGGLLGMKKTLVFYKGRAPRGEKTKWVMHEYRLDGDFSCRHTGKEEWVICRIFHKMGEKKTPAMLQGQSYLIKASNSSLPPLLEPPPTTLLESQSFQDHHHPPIMQTLNQNPNNFLMQTQDSDLKSLINPLVSQCDLFSAQPTSSSSFTQNKDLMNIHFFKPPPLHHLPSSQDFSFKELSDAIAKQYCKKEASFEQPHLADHGFVNMQLAERIQENSNKYQISPFLLGLSDDEIGIPSATVTGIDDNVTAAAIDHVMSTEPAFRWW